AACCAAGTGATGCAGGATCACGGTGAGGGTGGATGTCACACAGGCTTCCAGATAAATCGTGCCGGcacccaaacaaaaaaacattttctggctAAAGCTTCAGAGCATATCCTTACCTCCCAGAACATCATCCTGTGGGAGGAAAGTGCGGAACAAAGACCTCAGCACCTCTGAAACCCTCACAAGGTTTAGTGTGAGAGGAAGCACAAAGCCCTGAGTGAGTTTTGAGAGTGTCAAGAAGTCCTGGGAGACGAGCAGGTAAAAGCAGAGTGAAAAAGATCAGAAACAGGTTGCAAAGAAAATTGTTCACTGGTCAACAGGATTTCAAAAACTTAAGAGTAGAACATAGCAAGTTTGGAGCCGAACAGAGGAAACtggaagaagaaggaaacaaagCACCTTCCATCCATctccaatgtgtgtgtttaccaatGCGGCCTAACAGCAGGAATGCTCTGGCTTTTAACCAGACTTCTTTGTGGAGTTAGCATGTGTTTGcctgtggttgtgttttttactTACGATCTTTTCCATGTCTGTGGGTTTCCTCTGGTTACTTCCACAGTCCAGACATGGTTTTCAGATGAAACTTTGATTAGTGCCATTAGTTCGTTACcctataaaaataaacattttatcaaaACTGTCATAACAATCATGTATATccatcaaactttatttgtactgtatagcacttttcatataGTGCTtaacagatgatgatgataatggtTGCTCcaacacaatatatatataaagggaAGAATAAGGCAATCCTCATTCAAttgtattcagttggttgcaatctccAAATTtgccactagatgccactaaatcttacacactggacctttaagtgttgAATCATTTGCTCTTTCTGGTATACATATATGATTTATATGTTAATTTTAAGGTACATTTTCCTtgtcctctcctttcttttgttttatttctcagtaCTGCCGAACACTTTAGATCAACCCTTTTTTGATCCCTAGtgctttttgctgatttttttctatAGAGTTTGCAATAAACTCGTTTCTGTCACTggacatattttattcatccacTCACATTTGAGTCATTTAAGGTGTGAGTAAGATACAACATGTCAGATGGGTTGAATGCATTGTAATTTTACTATATTATACAAATATAATACTACACTAAACtacactacattacattatgtgttctcattttgtgtttctcattACTATCATTACTCACCTATAAcgaacattatatatatatattatatatatatatatatataatatatatatatattatattaaatatatatatatatatatatatttataagatTATAAGCCACTTCTGAGCTTGTCATATGCGACTGATACAGcatgtgaacaaactgagacatCAATGTGCTCAGAATTAAGTTTATTATCAGAGCCAGTGGAAGCCTCGAGCACCAATAAATCATCAGAAAAAGACAGGCAAAGAGATAAAGCAATCTCAAAAGTGTCAGTCAGAtcagatttttatgtttcagtgtgAACATGAAAAGATGCAATTTTCTTTTGTGATTAAAAAGGAAAGCTGACATACATTCAATCATCACAACTGTATTTTATGTGCAACATTTATTACACTCTTAAATCGATTTTCTTGAATACAGCATTGCCATTTAGACTTCTGATTACTCTAATAGcaacaatgatttttttatatattcttaTCCACATGTGAAAACTTATATTTATGCAACAAACTCAAAAGCATTTAATTAATGTAATCATcggaaatcatttttaattcaaaaagaaactaaatgtgGATTCATTAACATATGAATTGCAtcagagaacaacaacacaattgCTTTTTTGTGGATGGTGAAATTTTGTCTTATCTCTTCTTCTGAACATCCTacaagacaaaagaaataaaagttttaatatCAAAGAGACTTATCAAATTTGACATTGACGTAATGTTGATGTACCTACCATATTTTACTGATGACAGCCAGAGGCATTAATACAACAACTCCAACAAGTAGCACAGTTGTAAAAGCATACAGTAGATAATCTGAAAGGAAAACTGTattaatatccatccatccattcattagTTATAGCCATCCATCAATGCTTGACATTGTGTCAGTGACGGGTACAGCCTGAGCAGGTCATCATTcgatcacagggctgacacatagagacagacagtcatTCACCCAAACATACACAACTATGGGCAGTTTACATGCTCTTAACCCTAACCTGTGTGTAAATTTACCATGTGGCCATGTGTGACCTTGCTCATATTCATCCATTTCAGGAGGTTTAGAAGGACCGCTGCTACTTTTCCAAGATGtcactgaaacaaacataaaaatgcttttgaaatgtttccaatAAAAACTGCTAACAAAGAAGAAGGCCTGTTATGCAAAATCCTACTTACTGAAGTTCGATCTATTATGAAGTACATTATGAATCATGTTGCATGTCAGTAGATCATCATTGAGCACTCCATTACAAGTACAAGGATAGTGAAGTGCTGTGCCCATGGTGGCCAAGAAGGCCATTTTACATTCAGGATCTGCACCAAGGATAATAGCTGGATCCATCTGAGTGAAACAGTCACCATTTTGAAGTTCGCTGTCACTGCATTGTGCATCATCAGTGCTCCAACATTTGGTTTGGAAATTTTTTAAAAGGTCTCTGATGAATGAGAGAAAACAAGTTTGATTtagattgtttttctttatgtgtgtttaggaagaatacacacagcacattcaTCATCTTTACATGatggcaacatttttttctatataaCTGCCTGTAGATATTTTTATTAGATGTAAACTGGAGATGTGCCATGCTCACTGTGACAAGCCATTATGTGGTAATGTGCCCTAAGCCACTAATTCACAAGTTCACTTGTAAATCTAAATTTCAATTACCAAAACATCTGCagaatgaataaacaaacatcacttattaatttaaaattgtCACTAGAACATATCATCCAGTAAGTGTCCTTTGACAAAATACTAAATCTTAAATTGCTCCAGATGATTAGGCCAACACCTTGCAGGCTATTGCTGTGTGAATGGGCGAATGAGAGGCAGATTGTAAAgtgctttggataaaaatgcTCCATAAATGCAGCCATGTTTTTCTATAGCTCCAGCTCTCTTTCACTGTCTATTTACAATTTAGTGACGTAGTagaactgacattttaaagtagttatgagtgaaatgtcttcacagctattggatggattgccatgacattttgtacggacattcattttttcttctgtggtgaACCTTCGCAGTGCTCTGCCTTACATGCCTGATGAACAGGTATTAGGTATTTGTTGCAAATAACATCACTGACGCAaattgccatgacattttgtacGGACATTCATTTTTTCTTCAGGATGATTGTAAAGACTGTGGTGAACCTTTCGTGTCATTATCTTCATCACCATTTTAATTAGTTTCAATGGCTTTAATTCATAACCAAATATcagcaaaactaatgacataacatataaaaacatgtaaacgttatacctgctaaacatcagtaTGTCACCATTGTCACTGTGTGCAGGttaccatgttggcatttaGTTAGTGCAAACATCTTAAGTCTCTtgtcaaaatattatttatcatttaataatgtaaatgaaTTGCCTGTGGATATTTCATGACCTAAAACATATCCACAGTCATGCAGATTGTTTGCAAGATCATTATAATTCACATCAGCAAAATGTAACGtataaatgtgaatgtttttttttaaaatatgatctTGAGGTAAAGAATGAACTCTCTCTGTTAACTCTTTATGGCATATTATTTACTGTAGCACTACTCCTATTATAGAAATATAGAATAGCCTCATACCTGCAGTTACTGTCCTTGACACAGCGGTTAACTGTTTCCTGACAGATGAAGGCTTCGTCTCCACATGCGCCACTATGCAGAATACTTCTCATATTCACACAGTCTTGATCTGAAgcctcacactcacacatcacCAGCATCTCTGCGACATTGCGCGGCATGCTGCCATAGAACTGCTGAATTATTTGCAGACAGTGGTCACGGTCGCAGTGCTCTGCCTTACATGCCTGAAGAACAGGTATTAAGTACTTGTTGCAAACAACATCACTGATGCAAATTGCTATTTGGTCCATGCAGGATCCAACACCATCAtagactgcaaaaaaaagaaaaaagagagatgtaGTGGGGGAGTTTTGAGACTAAAGAAACATCACTTTTATATTGAATGTCAGTCAGTACTGCATTTCAAATATAATGAAATGATCACCGTTGCCTATTAAACTGCTTGACTGCCAGTCCGTCACTGATCTCCTCTTCTGctgagctgctgtaaaaaataatGGAAACATGAGTCTCCAACAAATGCTGATTACAGTAAAGCCAATCTGTTGTTTATGACACTCATTCTGTAGCACAATAGTGTTCATTCACACAGTACACCACATCGCCTTTggtaaacaaaaatgtaatttcaacCATAAATGCTTATCTCAGGGATGACTGAGAATACTGCACCTGGCTTTCGGTGGCATTGTGTGGCCAAAGCTTGTATGGAGTCACAAAGCTCCTCCtcccaggcacacacacactcttgcagAGAGGGGAATTGGTCCAGTATAGTCTGGATGGTCATGTTACAAACCTCTGAGCCTTTTATTTGGCACCCTTCATCttgaataacacaaacacaagaggtGGGGGgcagaaaaacaggattttCCATAAGGGAGTAAGGTCTCATATGCCCAACAGGTGTTTCCTACGTGCCTACTGTTCTAATGGTTTCATATTCAGATATATACAGGACAACATGAAACGAATTCTCATAACACAGAATTCGATTGACTGAGCAGACATACATTTTAAGGCCAGCCAATGGTCTATTTATTAtggttatttatttagctgtatACATTTTTCTCCAGGCTATTGCCTCACTTATTACATTTGAGCCATACTCCTAAaagttcaatttaatttaatgctgTCATGTCCTGATCCTCCTGAGGAAATGTAATCGTCATGTCACTAGAAAATATAGGGAGAGCATGTTCCGTTGCCCTACAGCAGAAGCAGCAAATTGGTGTCATTTTTACCCCCACAGATGCATCCGTAAAACGCCCGCTCACTCTTGCATAAATGTGGCATGCCGGTTTCCACAGAAGCCGAACAGTCAGAAGATGGAGACGACATGCTGATGTTGAACATCTGCTGAATAACAATCCCTGAAATACAAGTACATTCcagtatttctttatttatgttgaaAAGTCGCTTTAGTAGTATAGGAAAGCTGAGTTCAATACAGTTATACATATAATTATATACTAATCGATGAAGTTTAACATCCCTAATCGTAGACGCACTTTGGTTGACTGCACATGAATGACTAAAAGACAAACAGCTCTCAtttaaagttttagttttagttacaTTATATGACAACACGCAGTAACATTAAGATGAATTCACTTAGTTTTACTGTTTAAAATCAGTCACTTTATAGTGACAGTTGACTCACCAAGCATGACTGCAGCTTCCAGACGTATCAGTTGCATGATAGCTGTCATACAGCTCTGAGTGGACAACGGAGGCTCTCCTGTAGCTGATCTGTCCCTCTGGTTGGTGTCAGTACTTAAAAGCAGGTATACACCACCCACAGTCAACAAGATGTAACACATTTACGGGAGGCTGTGCCAGGCACAATGCAATGACATGACACAAGCAGTTCAAGAACAAAACAGAcctaaaagaaaagaacaacaaaagtcTTTTTGTCTAAGTACATGTGTAACTTTTTGTTGAAGGCTCTTTCTTATCTCCATAAATCACTGTATTTCTTTACAGGTACGTATATACCACCGGATTTGGTTGTATATGACTCGAGAATTTAagattaaaatgttcttttgcaGTGATAGCAAATATTATATACACTACTGTTTTGACCATGGCTGTACCTTAAGTATATCCCagtagagtgtgtctgtgtgtttccctTTCCCTGTGTTCCCAATgcttccctgtctgtctctctgtatcttgaattgtgtgtgtgtgtgttggcgtgggtgtttgtgtgatggtgtgcgtgtgtgtgtgtgttggggtgggtGTGctctcccttcccctcctcGTTTTCCTCACTCCTGGTTCTGCACATCCTGCACGCCTGTCTGCAATCATCTCACTTGCCTCTCAACAGCCCCTCAGCTCGCAATATATCTACACCGGGTCTTCAATCATTCTTCCCCACGTTGTTGTTTCAACCTCAGTAGTATAGCTACACTCCTGCACCAACTCTCAGTGTGTATTCCAAGTGCTTTTCGATCTTTGTGTTTCATATTACTTACCTGCCTCTCTGTGTCCCAGGTTCATCAGCCGCTTGTCAGCCTTCCTACTTATGCCCCTGCCTGCCAGTCAGCATGCCCTCCTGCTCAAACCAGCCAAACTCCTCCACTCACCCCTGCTGCTGCCGGACCCCCCCTAGCTTCTGCCCCTCATGCAGATCCTTCTCTTTTCTGTGATTGAAAACGGTGCATGGAAGCCAGTTATGACCTCTGATCtgatgatttgaaaaaaaaattgtgtcaGTAGTTTTTGTTAGCTGTTTTTGTATTACTAATTGGCTACAATTTTTATTTATGGCCTCTTTAGTAAAGTAAAGGTTCCTGCTCATAACGATAAACCAACAAATAATTGCACACAAACAATCTGCAAAGCTCTACAGAGCTGAGGTAAATATTGAGGTCTTACATTCACCTGGTtgccagaaacatgactccaagtGAGTCCTAATCTTGTGCATGTTGGATGTGCAAATAAGTTTGCTTTATTAGCTTATATGGTAATGAtatgtcattgttgtgtttacagcttgtttttgttgtcccCAAGTGGCCTTAATACTCAGACATTGCAGATTGAAATCATGTTAATTTGTTTGCCTTTGTTCATCCATCCAAAAGTAAGTTGACTGGATGCTCTGGTTGGTAGCGTAGTAACTCAAGTGCACTGCAGTGGCAGTAAGACATCTAACATCTGGTCCAGCTCTGTGaactaaaatatctttttatgttACCCATCTTTTGTGCTGTATTAGTCATCAATATGTTTGGTGAGAGACTTAGATAAGAGACAGCAGAAGATAAACAATATCAacagatactttattaataaaaGATGCGCACGACTACATACACTGTGAGGACTAAGCAGCGAATTAATACACTGAGCTCACTAAAGCAGAAACATAAAGTCaaggaacaaaaaaatcaagCGGAACCACATGAAAAACtgttcacaaaaaacaaaaaaatgaataaataaatgaataaataaatgcatcggactttacaaaaacaatatccTGACTCTTTGTCTTAATTTCAGTTGGAGCTTTacgaaaatgtgaaaaaaagtagCTCTGTATTATTAAGTTGATAAGAACATTCACAATTTTAAATGAAGAGActcaatgaaaaaaaagaaagtattttttattagcAGGATTTTTAGTCAGAGACCTTCCTGATGGTTTgtcttgtttcatttcagcatcTTATTAAGCTCtgaccctgttttttttcctctttttttccagtttaaaacaaacaaacaaagaaactcaCAAATAAATGCCGTTACACAGCAATTGCTGATTTCTGTTACTAGTTACTTATTTGACTGCATTTCACCGTCAAAAGTCTGTAAAACCAAAATCCATGTCATATCACAGTGTCATTAATTCGTATCTATAGGTTAAATTAGCTTTGATCaactaattaaaacacattcattgAGAAATCATTtctagagataaaaaaaataaaatattattaattgtAATTCAATCATCAAAAAAATCCtctttaaacataaaatcaaataaagctGCATGACATAAAACATACTGCAGTTTGTTATTGGAGCTACACTACTTATGGTATGGTGTAAATTAACCACATGTATGTGATCATTTAATCAGTCAACACTGACTGACTCTAGGGATAGGGAAGTCAAGTTAATGAATTTATAAAGCACtttaaaaaccaacaaataaaGATCAAACTGCTGCACAATGACGTCAAACACGCACTTGAATATATAAAAGACAGCAGCTCTGGCAACGCATAACACAGAATTTTGACCAAATATAGTCTCACTCAACAGAAACTAAACTACTAAAATCAAGTTGGCCTGTTGAACatcattttcttgtctttcttttctgtccttgtgacattcattgttttctgattgcatttgcagttttatttatttatttgattagcTTGATTTGAGAGAttgaattattctttttttaattattcattaacaAAAGTGTTATCTACATTGCTGATTACAACTATTACAATTATTGTGTTACATAAATAACGTTTGtaacatttgtattcatttgatttattcagtaTTCGTTTGTGCATCTAGATTCTATGACATTGCAATTATGCATTGCAATTATATTGTTTTCCATGTGAACAGGCACATTTCAATTGGTTGATTGCACTTGATCCttcttattgtctttgttttgcctTGATAAAAAGTTCTCCTGACAGAaaccattttttattataacatttACATACAACAATGTGCAAAAGGTGTTTTATTCTTTCGCTCATCATTTTCGGGTCGAATTCCTCTGTGCATAAACACTGTGCCAATTTATGCAAATATTAATGAGAATAACAATATCCCTCCTCACAGGGATATTATGCTTTTGACTGCTCGGAGAACTATTTAATATGCTTCAAACTGAGGATAGCAGAGACTGTGGTGGAGTTtcattgtctttaaaaaaaagtcttgagaCTGGAATTTTTCCCATCCAGTCCCTGTGCCAGCAGGAAGGATTTATTTTGGAGGGGAAAGTGAACAAACAGTGCCTCAGTACTAGCAGTGCGATGGCCTCTGCTCCCACTGCTCAGTGGCTGATCAGACTGTTTAATGGGCAGCTTCcaagtgtgtgaatgtgtgtatctgtgagtATGAACAAGATGCCAAATTCAAAGTTTACAGCAGTTCTAGAGCAATACAACATGTCTCACCCTGATGCCATAACTGCAGTAAATCAAGCATTTACTCTtgcatttatgtttatgtttatgtttgtgtcataAACTGTATGATGCAGTGACATCATCTTATGCTGAGGgacattcagttcagtttcaccTTTGTCCTTACATGCATAGATTATCTGAATATTTTAATGATGTTGTGGATTGCTCTTAAACTGTTGGACTATTGCCCACAAAGTGAGGAACCTTGCTCCATTCTTGCTTATGAGCGACTGAGCGTTTCATACTGAATCACGTGTTACCAGTTACAAAagcttaaaaacacctgtttcattgaacatttatgtgtttttaagcTTTTGTTGTTCCCAACTTTTTTGAAACCTAGTgcaggcatcaaattcagaatttttattcacaaaaacaataaagtttatcagtttgaaaatctaatatcttgtctttgtgctgtattTAATTGAATATACATTgaaatcatttacatttaagaCACTATGAAACTTCAGTTTCTAATAGATCGGATGACTTTGTCATGTTTATGGACTTGTAGGTTTAAGTACTGATTAACTTgctgttattttctgattttcaaTATGCATGTTTGAGGACTGTTGTCATAAATGTATTCACTAAATTACATAAGATAAGGTTTACTAAACATTTCAGGACATCTTTCTTGATTGCACATTTAAAGTGTACCTTAGAATTAGTATAAAAATAGTTTATTACTTTTCATGACATCCAATATTTTTCCCAACAGTACAGTGTTTGCTGTGCTGTGGAGCTGTCAGTGAAAGTGACTGACAGAGGTATTTCAGtgcattttaaaatagaaaCCTTTGAAAATCTGTTGCCTTTTAATGACTGGATGTTGCTTCCTACCAGTGTTGAAACATTCAGCCAGTTTTGAGAACAAAATTGAATTTATGATTCATGTCGTTTCAAAACTTAATTATACTTTTGTGCTATAGTGGGTAAGTGTGCAGTTACAATAGAAAATATACATCCACACTGCTGGTGTTTTTAAATAGAAACCCAGTGTGTCTGCTGAAAGAAAGAGTTTCATAATGAGTTCCACCAGGACACATTCATGTAGGAATATTCTGCAGTTTTATGGATGTTTATGGTGTCTGACCCATCATCATTAACATACTGTTTATGAACATGATGAGACATGTTTGTGCATTTACAGCGAAGACACCTACTAATtcaatttttttctctcccatgattcttattttccgGTGATTATAGACTtatgaaaatatagttatgcATGTATTACATGTTGTATTCTCCATTTTTCCATATTCTgccttaaatcttacacattggaaCAAGAATACAACGCATCTGTGCAGTTATAAGACTTATTCCTGATAACACCTGCTCTTCTATTTTGTGCATAAAAccaatacatatataaataaacaatagtaAAAAGTACTTCCCGTCAACAGTGATATGATTAATCATAATATCTAACACTGATTCTTTCTACTAAACCAAATATATACAGTCAAAATAGTAAatttacaatacaataaatgcAATTAAAACCATGTCACCATCATAAAATGCATATGGTATGAAATGATGTCTTTTGACTATAAGTGGTTGTGATTTCCTTTTGTGattagaaagaaagagaaaaagttttCTAAAGGTCCCAATTCCAATAAAGTGTCCTTGTGAATctattcaaagaaaaaacaacaagatcCATTTCCAttcaaagctgtgttttttatattcaggtttaaacatttgaaatgatgaCTGTGTCCTTTGAAACTTAAATTGGTCAGAAGAGCAGCCCACATGGATTTCAGCACTACACTACCTGATCTGATATGCGTGACACATTGTCCATATTATTAACTTGAGTTGACAGAGATTTTCGGCTGTCTGTGCTTGTTCTGGTCCTTATCCTCTTTGTTCGATTTTGTCCTTGGCCATAACAATGGCAAGAAAAAGCTGCTTTGAATTCCTCGCGGAACTTgcctggggaaaaaaacaaaaaacaaaacatggaatCTATTCAGAAACCATTCAATTCGAATCGTTTATATGTCTTGCATCAAAAAGagttttttcagtttcattataAACTAcgcttttattattatttcgaGTTCAGAATATTTGATGGACACCAGATTCATTCTAAACACATcatattacatatattttcATTCAGATTCATATCAGACATTTTAACTAagtatattaatatttgtataGCATTTCAGATGAGGAAATTTAAGCGGTGGGTTCTGTTGCTGTTGCCAAACTGTCCACTAGAGGAGAGTAACAAACCCACACAACACATCTAAGTGCAGACAGGTTGCAAACTTACCACTTAGGAAATTGTAGATGATGGGATTTGCAGCACTGTTGGCATATATGAGCCAATGTGAGAAGGTGAACCATGCATacactgtttctctgtcatttgtGTTCTTGAAGGTCCCAAAGACTCTGCAGGTAAAGTATGGTATGGTATCAGTtaaaggttgttgttgtttttttttaatcctacAATATAAAAATTTCAAACCAATGCAGAaaacatgtcttcatgtctgtaTTAGTCATTATTGAACATGAAACAGCATCTATTATACTCTGTGTTTTTCAATTGTGTTTGATCCTTGGAGTATCAGCTGAGCTTGTTATAATACCTTTTCATGACATTCAGCACGCTAATTGGTAGGTAGCACAGGGCAAAAACAAAGAGGACCACCATCAGCATGCGAGCCGTCTTGCGCCGGGCTCGAACCTGTTTGATCTCAGCACAAACTGTGCTGGTTCTGACCCTCACAGGCTCACCAACCCCTGGAGTGTGAGCTGAGCATTGCATGGACCTCCACTTCCTCTGCAACACTGATGTGCTCCCAGGAATCTGTTGATTAAATATGTACATACATCAGGCGCTGTGAACTCGCCAAAGGAAGCTGCTCATTTCACTGTTGTctcacaaaaatacacacctGTTGACACCACAGCTTGTGACATATCTGGATATACGCCAAGACCATGAGACATAATGGTGCAAAGTATGTGACGATGAAGAAACAGGTGTGATATACCTTTGGGTAGATCTCAGCTGTtgagagaataaaaaacatcatcacaatTTGATCGAAAACTGTCTAGATAGTCACCATGCACTAAGACTAGACCAAGATGCTAAGACTCACTAAGCCCCCAAATTGACTGTTACTGTGCCTGTCAGTCTGTTCTTGAACAGCACATTTACAGTGATAACATGGAAGATTGGTCAGTCAAAATTTGCAGTTATTTTTTCTTAACAATGAATCTTTGACTTCACATAACAGTAAACAAAAGCAGGCTACTGATTTCTGGTGGGTTACTGTGGATTGTGTTGTGTAATACAGATGTGGAGCTAGTTAGATAGTTAGATAGTTATTACATGAAAATGCATAGGTAGCTAAGTGTTATAACAAAGGCTTTTTCTGGTTTTAAAGCTTATTGCAGACAAACATGCTTGGCCAAGCAACACAGACAGGTGTTATGTCACTTTCTACATGCTCCCCCGCAGTCAAGCGCACACAGCTACAGTTACAATGATCTATAAGGCATGTTCAACAATGATGAGAAATAATCTGAAGTTTATTGTTTATGAATATTACGGCTCAAGACTCGACCATGTGCATCAGCGTACCCTTCTTGCCCTCGTGTGTGAGCAATTTCGTGTTGGATTAGTGCTAAATTTAGGAAATGAAGCAGCAATAAATTGTAGAAGAGTTTACCAgtttactgagtgttttctttgtctttgggTTACCTGTGTGAACAAAACCAAAGTGCATATCTTATGTCCTCAAGTTCACATGTAGATTTATTTGGATATGACCACATGTTTAAGCTCCAGGCAGCTAATTAAGATGTTACCTTTGTTAAATCAAGTGGTTTACATGTTACAGCATCA
This genomic stretch from Larimichthys crocea isolate SSNF chromosome III, L_crocea_2.0, whole genome shotgun sequence harbors:
- the gfral gene encoding GDNF family receptor alpha-like — encoded protein: MCYILLTVGGVYLLLSTDTNQRDRSATGEPPLSTQSCMTAIMQLIRLEAAVMLGIVIQQMFNISMSSPSSDCSASVETGMPHLCKSERAFYGCICGDEGCQIKGSEVCNMTIQTILDQFPSLQECVCAWEEELCDSIQALATQCHRKPAAQQKRRSVTDWQSSSLIGNVYDGVGSCMDQIAICISDVVCNKYLIPVLQACKAEHCDRDHCLQIIQQFYGSMPRNVAEMLVMCECEASDQDCVNMRSILHSGACGDEAFICQETVNRCVKDSNCRDLLKNFQTKCWSTDDAQCSDSELQNGDCFTQMDPAIILGADPECKMAFLATMGTALHYPCTCNGVLNDDLLTCNMIHNVLHNRSNFMTSWKSSSGPSKPPEMDEYEQGHTWPHDYLLYAFTTVLLVGVVVLMPLAVISKIWMFRRRDKTKFHHPQKSNCVVVL